A region from the Aegilops tauschii subsp. strangulata cultivar AL8/78 chromosome 5, Aet v6.0, whole genome shotgun sequence genome encodes:
- the LOC109747116 gene encoding UDP-glycosyltransferase 79, translating into MDSATSSSGDERGGVHVLLVPLPAQGHMNPMLQLGRRLAYHGLRPTLVATRYVLSTGPPPGDPFRVAAFSDGFDDGGMASCPDPVEYCRRAEAVGSETLAQVIAAEARAGRTPSVMVYDPHMAWAPLVARAAGVPTAAFMSQSCAVDLIYGEAWAGRAPLPMADGSALRRRGAVSVDLGPEDLSPFVVSPGLYPKYLDVSIRQFEGLEDAGDVLVNSFRDLEPQEAEYMESRWRAKTVGPTLPSFFLDDGRLPSNKAYGVNFFSSAAPCMAWLDRQPPCSVVLASYGTVYSLDAGELDELGNGLCDSGKPFLWVVRSNEARKISEELHGRCKENGLIVPWCPQLEVLAHKAIGCFLTHCGWNSTTEALVAGVPMVAMPRSADQPTTAKYVESAWGTGVRMRTDEKGLVIREEVERCIRKVMDGEGKVEYRKNATKWMRMAKEAMQEGGSSDKNIAEFAAKYLS; encoded by the exons ATGGACAGCGCGACCTCGTCGTCCGGCGATGAGCGCGGCGGTGTGCACGTCCTGCTGGTGCCGCTGCCGGCGCAGGGCCACATGAACCCGATGCTCCAGCTCGGCCGGCGCCTCGCGTACCACGGCCTGCGCCCCACGCTCGTCGCCACGCGGTACGTGCTCTCCACGGGCCCGCCCCCCGGCGACCCCTTCCGCGTGGCCGCCTTCTCAGACGGGTTCGACGACGGCGGCATGGCCTCCTGCCCGGACCCCGTCGAGTACTGCCGCAGGGCCGAGGCCGTGGGGTCCGAGACGCTGGCGCAGGTCATCGCCGCCGAGGCGCGCGCCGGGAGGACGCCGTCCGTGATGGTCTACGACCCACACATGGCGTGGGCGCCGCTTGTGGCACGGGCCGCCGGCGTGCCGACCGCCGCGTTCATGTCGCAGTCGTGCGCCGTGGACCTGATCTACGGGGAGGCGTGGGCGGGGCGCGCGCCGCTGCCGATGGCGGACGGGAGCGCGCTGCGTCGCCGGGGCGCGGTGAGCGTGGACCTCGGCCCGGAGGACCTGTCGCCGTTCGTGGTGTCGCCGGGGCTGTACCCCAAGTACCTCGACGTGTCGATCCGGCAGTTCGAGGGACTAGAGGACGCCGGCGACGTGCTCGTCAACTCCTTCCGTGACCTCGAACCGCAGGAGGCGGAGTATATGGAGTCCAGATGGCGCGCCAAGACAGTCGGCCCGACGCTGCCGTCCTTCTTCCTCGACGACGGCCGCCTGCCGTCGAACAAGGCCTACGGCGTCAACTTCTTCAGCAGCGCCGCGCCGTGCATGGCATGGCTGGATCGGCAGCCTCCTTGCTCAGTAGTCCTCGCGTCTTATGGGACGGTCTACAGCCTCGACGCCGGTGAGCTTGACGAGCTTGGAAATGGGCTCTGCGATTCCGGCAAGCCATTTCTCTGGGTCGTGAGGTCCAACGAGGCACGGAAGATATCTGAAGAGCTCCATGGCAGGTGCAAGGAAAATGGATTAATTGTGCCTTGGTGTCCCCAGCTTGAGGTTCTCGCGCATAAGGCCATAG GTTGTTTCTTGACTCATTGTGGATGGAACTCAACGACAGAGGCGCTTGTTGCTGGCGTGCCAATGGTGGCGATGCCGAGGTCGGCCGACCAGCCAACCACGGCAAAGTACGTGGAGAGTGCATGGGGGACCGGCGTGCGGATGCGGACAGATGAGAAAGGCTTGGTGATAAGGGAGGAGGTAGAGAGGTGCATCAGGAAGGTGATGGATGGGGAGGGAAAGGTTGAATACCGCAAAAATGCGACAAAATGGATGAGGATGGCCAAAGAGGCAATGCAGGAAGGAGGGAGTTCCGACAAGAATATTGCTGAATTTGCGGCTAAGTATTTATCATGA